One genomic region from Prionailurus bengalensis isolate Pbe53 chromosome C1, Fcat_Pben_1.1_paternal_pri, whole genome shotgun sequence encodes:
- the LACTBL1 gene encoding putative beta-lactamase-like 1: MMTQVGWQPSLLKLKKKWLFPASCSFFFLLSVVMTGCFLWQYHLPKLDTSSLGPEVASAPVRMCPRHPEPVPLAHPLPVLKEALEKVDRILRQALSAPGLAAMSAVVIHNDTVLWTGNFGRKNGSDPASGPPNEYTMYRISSISKIFPVLMLYRLWEEGTVASLDDPLERYASTFTINNPLGMASAPEQQSLMDELEKVGPAPRPSSVTLRRMASQLSGLPRRLRSTSLLWRGSTQEALSLLKDDVLVADPGTRCHYSTLAFSLLAHVLAAHTAQGDYQRWILENVLEPLGMEDTGFDLTPLVRARLAAGFYGSGRPAPLYDLGWYRPSGQMYSTPADLAKLARVLLGGGPPLLRPDAAKALLAPLLACSGAYFANETGTPWEFHAQGGYRVVRKDGDLDGYAATFSLVPPLRLSLVLLLAGPRPPGRDLVAQAYDVLLPAMERALREAEPSPAPPPSARPFAGYFTFANQTFYEVRPGPEGELRLRQFGPRVEALVPPAFRTLALRHLRGRVFQLRVAREFPCELPLGDAWLSLEAQHGQLVNFYPLDRHGLSPGFDVPGLNTYRVLRLQRKPVFKTQ, encoded by the exons ATGATGACCCAG GTGGGTTGGCAGCCCAGCCTGCTGAAACTGAAAAAGAAGTGGCTCTTCCCAGCTTCCTGCAGCTTCTTCTTCCTGCTCTCTGTGGTTATGACTGGCTGCTTCCTGTGGCAATATCACCTCCCCAAGCTGGACACCA GTTCCTTGGGACCAGAGGTGGCCTCTGCCCCTGTGAGGATGTGTCCCCGACACCCTGAGCCTGTGCCGCTGGcccaccccctccctgtgttGAAGGAGGCCCTGGAAAAG GTGGACAGGATCCTGCGTCAGGCACTGTCTGCCCCGGGCCTGGCTGCCATGTCTGCAGTTGTCATCCACAATGACACCGTGCTCTGGACCGGGAACTTTGGGAGGAAGAATGGATCAGACCCGGCCTCTGGGCCCCCCAATGAATACACTATGTACCG AATCTCCAGCATCTCTAAGATCTTTCCAGTCCTCATGCTGTATCGGCTGTGGGAGGAGGGCACTGTAGCCTCTCTAGATGACCCTCTGGAGCGGTATGCCAGCACCTTCACCATTAACAACCCGTTGGGCATGGCATCAGCCCCTGAACAACAGAGCTTGATGGATGAGCTGGAGAAGGTGGGCCCAGCCCCAAGGCCTTCGTCCGTCACCCTCCGAAGGATGGCCAGCCAGCTCTCAG GGCTGCCCAGAAGGCTCCGCTCTACTTCCCTGCTGTGGAGGGGCAGCACCCAGGAGGCCCTGAGCCTGCTCAAGGATGATGTGCTGGTGGCAGACCCGGGAACCAG GTGCCATTACAGCACTCTGGCCTTCTCGCTTCTGGCCCATGTCCTCGCAGCGCACACTGCTCAGGGCGACTACCAGCGCTGGATCCTGGAGAACGTGCTGGAACCGCTGGGCATGGAGGACACGGGCTTCGACCTCACGCCCCTAGTGCGCGCCCGCCTGGCGGCTGGCTTCTACGGCAGCGGCCGGCCGGCGCCGCTCTACGACCTGGGCTGGTACCGGCCGTCCGGCCAGATGTACTCCACCCCGGCAGACCTGGCCAAGCTGGCCAGGGTGCTCCTGGGCGGCGGGCCCCCGCTCCTGCGGCCCGACGCGGCCAAGGCCCTGCTGGCGCCGCTGCTGGCCTGCTCGGGCGCCTACTTCGCCAACGAGACGGGCACCCCGTGGGAGTTCCACGCGCAGGGGGGCTACCGCGTGGTGCGCAAGGACGGCGACCTGGACGGCTACGCCGCCACCTTCTCCCTGGTGCCGCCGCTGCGCCTGAGCCTCGTGCTGCTGCTGGCGGGGCCGCGGCCACCCGGGCGCGACCTGGTGGCGCAGGCCTACGACGTGCTCCTGCCCGCCATGGAGAGGGCCCTACGCGAGGCCgagcccagccccgccccgccgcccagCGCGCGCCCCTTCGCCGGCTACTTCACCTTCGCCAACCAGACCTTCTACGAGGTGCGCCCCGGGCCGGAGGGCGAGCTGCGCCTGCGccagttcgggccccgcgtcgagGCGCTGGTGCCCCCCGCGTTCCGCACGCTGGCGCTGCGTCACCTGCGCGGCCGCGTCTTCCAGCTGCGCGTGGCCCGCGAGTTCCCCTGCGAGCTGCCGCTCGGCGACGCCTGGCTCTCCCTCGAGGCGCAGCACGGGCAGCTCGTCAACTTCTACCCCTTGGACCGCCACGGACTGTCCCCTGGCTTCGACGTGCCGGGCCTGAACACCTACCGGGTGCTGCGGCTGCAGCGCAAGCCCGTATTCAAGACCCAGTGA